The DNA segment agattTCTTGGTTAGTTAACTTAGTTCTAATCAATCTCTTGTTTCTTTATTTCAACAGATAGAAGATAAACATCTCATGAGTAGGTGTTTAGAGACAAGTAAGATACTCAATACATCAGTTAACACTTGTTTTACTGATAAGATCTTGTTGATTTTTATTGACACTTGTTTAATTAAGTTCAACTTTGTGTTAAATTTGAAAGGATGACAATCTTAAGATAACTGATGAGAAATTTATGGTGAATGAACATGGGAGTCAACCAACTgtctttactattttttatcgTCTACTTTATTGTTTGCTAAAAAAAATCAACCCCCTTTTACTTTATTGTCATTGTTAACTTTGCAGATAACCTTTGAACTCCATTTCACTAGATTCACAATTGGATTTGTTGGGAAACGACTTGGGGTCATTTAATCTCatttatactatcatctctttGGTGCTAGACGGTTTTGTTACACAACCTTTGCACTAGaactgtatttttttaatttaatcgtCTAACAACAACTATCACTAGGGTTTGGGTGACTGAGAAAAATTCTTGTGTTGATCTCTCATTACTTACACTTGCTCATGCTTTGTTGtttactctattttttttttttgctacgGTTTGCCTAGATAATTATGTTAGACAATCTGATTTATTCTTGTTAGAGATCTTACACCGACTAgagattatgacatttcataatatataagtgggtgcaaaccttatcttataagtcagttttataaggttgagttaggcttaaagtttacTTCTTAATAATTCTTATTGGATGGTCTATTATAAAGTCTAGCTTTATCCATTGCAAAAATAGTCTAAAGTTTCATTCAACACacctgatggaagagggccaagcatcACTACAACTGCAAGCCAACCACTGTGTCATATTGGGCCAATCACTAGGGCCATGGCTAGAAAGCTTGAAGAGGATTGGAAaactgctactgatggcagagagaCCTATCTCTACATGCTCCAAGATGCCAAAATTCAAGCCTAGAATAGCTTTtacatttttgtcaaaagtagcatagattaattcttttgtatttttgttgaatcATGCAAAAtggtacctaaaatgctaacctaagtttaattagagtttcctactctTAATTAAACTTTAGGTCCGGCCCACATTAGCCTAAGTGGAGCGTAAGATTCTAGAGCTCATTGCACATGAAAGAATTCAAGAACCTACCTCCCATGTGCAGAACTATTAGGCGCCATCACCATGTGCACaccatttgaatttccctctcaTTTTATGCCTTGTGTAAACCAGTCTCCTTAGCTATTTAAGGAGAGCTTTGGCTCTTAGTTTTacaagattaatatacttagtgaattgttgtcaaattgtgccaatttcacttcttgcccaaaacctcctaggttaggcttttaatcttcacaaATTGCCCCTTTCCTAGTAGAGTTGGTGATGGCATTCTCATgaagctcttcttggatgttgtgaagaatggtgcggaagctatggattgagatgtgcaagatcctcctaggagctatggtgatcttgaaggtgcatgatgtgtatggaaagagggaggttcagccaaccctatggtaggtgatgaagatgaagattaggtcttagaaactaggcaaaaacaatgtatggcacaatgtagacagcataacattactctcattaatcttgcaaatacaagtgctaggcatctccttttataggctaaggaggccgtaaatgttaagctaagtGCACATGAAATgtaagcaaaatgaaatggaaatgtggaggcacatgggcacatggagcacatgggtgcacatggcttcATAAAACAGTcccttgattagtgaaggcttctagaaacctttaactaatcaaggttaactcctccttaattctaatgtgcagaaaaataaacatttgtccacatggctatgctatttacaccccaattaaagctaaactacacttgttgggccttcacggaatatgtgttagtatgccactctcccattcatagcttgatccaagtcttcttgtcctagacactcctagcttgtcctagacgctcctagcttggtcttcttgTCCTCGACGCTCCTAGCTtttcttagacgctcctagcttggtcttagacgctcctagcttgatcttggacgttcttgacttggctcttgcctttcatgaaaggttgtgcttggccctcttccatcatcccctccctcttgaaaaggatttgtcctcaaatccaatgcttttgtgTCCTAGgggaatggttgtggctggatggtgtccatcatcttctccttcttgagaagatctatcctcagatcttcagactggatctcggatagcagcctcttgctttgagAACTAGGATTGCCCTCCCGGGTCAAACGTGTACCTACGGAAAATCAAATAAAGTAGaggtgttagtttgaaaatttatttcactaagttgccatttttgtttttcttttgtttttggcaacttttcacaatatttctcttttgatggttgtatgtgTTCTATAATCATCtcatttatttgaaaatgttcatttgtggttactttctctttaggcataaatcctatagaggatggtaacaacttaaaaggagaaagatgatttagcccacatatgacctcaaaagtagaaatataagtagctttgtgaactactttatggtatgtatgctcatctctagagttgtgtttgtcttttatgattattctaggcatggTAGGAAGAGCTagatttttaaatgtattttgaccatggcTTTGAGGatttaaagtgtacaacttagttgcaagttttccaaagagaatcctcaaatcatggtttgcgaaatttggagctctatccaacactatgcttgaggataaaccatgaagatgtagcacttctctagagaagagtttatccatgaaaatcgaatcaaaaccttttgttgtcctaggaagctctaatatgaaatgcgtgtcttcccaaggatcatttacaaaaggtgaaggagtatagagttcttgagactttgccttaggtgtagtttgaaaacaagaattgtacctaaagtaatgtctttgaacatcttttctcatgggtgacaaaagttttccttttaaaagctctagggttttatcaactctaatttggcccatgagttctccttcatgtacactttttctctcatgtgtaaaaatagtctcgttggtacaaccattgtttatgaaaatttgtacacttggcaatggttgtctcaataagacatgacaagttgctctaggcactacttcacacaaaacattgtttttgtagatgcttatagataacttgacattctcttggggatatcctagcacatttgagaaatagtctttatctatgcaagcttcttttaaagactcttcttttttgcttatgcttgcaagtgttctgatcctgccggttgactcgagtgcaagagtctagccacgtcaaaggtatcttctctcgatcagctccgcaccacgttagcttttGTCCTTCAAGCCtcaattcctcgcaagaacctgaaagaaacagagtggcgccgctgcggccgatcgcgctccgacgctcaagtcagtgacgaaatcaccaaatactaagagagaaaagctaaactcaaggaaccgtgcaagtgctctctcagcgtactcaagtgttctcaaagcgtaaagaagtgttctaaacgcgcgtacctcagaagttcgttagagttccttatatacctgtgcattttctctctcctgacggttacacctctggacacgtggctcgcatccagctgtacacgtgtcaccatctggagccaccttctacttgagcgtcacctctactcttcaagctattcgactaagttacccatgcaaggagtaaatCGGTGCatagcttccttggagcgcgatctcttctaagtggcgagtacggggtgccaccatgcacaccttctctgtggtcttgcctgccgctatcacgatctgcttcacttgcacatcgtgcatgttctggtaaactgttccctcgCCTCGACCTCTGgttagggaatgatcatctgataacttcatccttcgtgCTCGTACTTCATGAAAGCTTTAAGCAAGCCTTcttgatctttcggcgatgtgcccctttcggcggtctaTAACCACTTGGTTGCCTAaaactcacatacggcgactatgacgcGAGCCTGGTGACCACCGGTCATACATAccagagatcggagaacgccaagctaacaattggcgactacacaaacttcccgatgtgcttcccttccgttagccaggtgttccgctcaacacacctatattatcgcttgctgccacgtcatcacttccgactacctgatcggtacacaagccccccagtcttaagctgagacttgaccagtgaaaagactaagaggtcaggTCATCGTCGATCTATGTGGCGCTGGTACGGATTTTCGTACGTCCGTACtctctgctttcctgacgctccaccaacctcTTTTTCCATCACTCGACatgtggcttcatcaacggtcgtcttcaactgtcgtttgcgcttccactgttccatcatctttcttcactctcaAGCGTTCTAAGTATTTTCTCTGCGAACCACGAAACTTCTtgtctctctcaatctccaactttcttcaacgctcatccgatcacaaaaaggtaacccttttactccttctatggatatttgctgcattttaatcggtttgcatcatccattatctgtctgaagcatacgttgtgggctattctttccttttctccttttctcgtaacttagggcttcgtcctTCATAACGTTTATCCCAGCGAACCCTTATTCGTTCGCTTTGtcttcttcgtcctcaatcgagtcgttctTTGTATCGTCATTTCatccctttctctttcctttgcagttcctgcgataactcacacgaagtccaccgcgaaccctcctccttcatcgcgaaaccctccaccccaagcgcgtagggttgcccctggggcaaatcctccaccagcgcgcaatccaccacgagcctctggtgctccttctactcaggctgagaggcctactTCTTCTCACGCCAATCCTACTCAGGCAACTCTGccggtcgccggaggagcctccctaCCTCCACAAGACTACAAGGAACTCTACCTTTGGGCCATCCAAACCTTACTAAAAGAGACCTCCTCAATAAACACtgagttgggcgtgcaccgactgCGGAAAGGAGACCAGCCCGACCTTTCCTTCCATAAAGAGCATGATAGCAAAGTGGTCGTGCTGCCCTGCTTCCCGGGTGAACCGATCTGCGCGGATgataaggggaacaacggcgagttgttctgctttatctACACTACtttgttcaagaaagtgaagcttaggcttccttttacccgcttcgagagagagctgctaaccgagctcgatatcgcccccgcccagcttcatcccaacagctgggtgTTTATAAGGGCGTTCCAAATTCTGTGTGCGCACCTGTTGCTGCCGGCCTCATTCgacgtcttcctcttcctgttTGAGGCAAAGAACCCCGGAGATCACctctgggtcagcttgaacgggattgctgggagatccatcttctcaatcttccagcagtcttacaaagactggaaggggaagttcgtgaGGGTGTGCCAAAATGACCAAGACCCCTCattgctcgacggcttccccttgtattgggtacaTAAGGGGAACAAGGACTCTAAGGACAGCTTCAGAAGACCAAGGagccctgacaacatgggggagttggacaaggacctttgcctcttttggaagagtgtagctgccgccaacatcaccttccccaccgCTTCAATCATTCCCTACGAGTTTTTCGAGAGCCAACTCGAAATACACATAGGTTAGCTCCTACCTCCACACCAAGTCTTTTACTTTGAGCTAATACTAACTTAGCCTCTTCACCACTCTGTTTTGGCATACCATTATTCTGTGTTGACCCTGATCTTTCATCCATGTATTGCTTGTGTTGTCTCTACGTAAATATGTTTGTATTTTCTGCTTCTGTTTTGGTTGCTCACTTATCCTTTACCTTGTGCAGATAACATGCTGGGAAAAGAGAAATTGGCAGAACTGAGGGCGATCACCCGATCCCACAAActcgcggcgggctcccaagCCGTGCCTAACCCGGTGGTGGCGATCGCCGCTACTCAAGGCAAAACCCCGCCCCGAGGTGCAACCTCTTCCGGGGTACTACCCGCCCCTCAACGGAAAAAGCTGATCTTAAGGAAACCAAaaaggaaaactcctcaagcgGTGCAAGAAGAAGAGGAGGATGAAGAAACcaccgaggatggccttgtTACCAAGAGAACAAGGGTGGCcccctcttcaccacctgcaatccaaacaccaacaccgccctcacctccagctctacaaccaccagtccaagcgacgCCCTTAGCCGCCGCACCCCCCGTGGTTGAAAGCAGCGACCCTaacttcatagagaaccctccaagcgcctccacaccgttcgtatctgctggagagggtcctccttcaaccacctctattgctggggccgcaccaggaggagatgagggtgctcacaactcgccaATACTTATAATAGAATCTCcgacctcaccaccacgccaagaagccccccttgcCCTTCAAAcccaagagggtggtggtgaaagtcagcaccaagctcctccagcacctccaccagcaaCAACCTCAAGCCTCCCAACCTCCTTCGAAGAGATCTtggggcccttcacagctaaactgaagatgatggcggaggatcttCCCTCTATAGTATCAAAAGCTGTTGAGGACGCACTaaagaagctccaagatgagaaCTCCGCGCTGAAGGATTCGAATCTGATTACAAGGACTGAGGCTGAAAAACTCTCGTGCAATCTGCTGATGACCGAGTTGGAGCactcaaggctggaggacgccatggatGCTGAGCTAAGGAGCACGCACAAGGAGGCCTCCGAActgcgccagaaactgcacctccaagtCCAAGAGAAGATCGACTTGGAAAGCAAGCTTGTCccctacaggctcaaggtggcggACTTGGAGGCTGCAAAGAAGGCGGATGCGACCAAGATGGAAAACCTTGAGAAAAGGTCAGCGGATCGGGAGGTGCTCCTTGGGAAGGTTGAAAAGGAGAGGGATGATGCCATTGCTGAGCTCGCCAAAGCTCGAGAGGAGGCCACAAAGACTGCTGcagagttggcccaagctcggGACAAAGGCAAAAAGGTTGCTGAGGACCTAGCTCGAGCTCGTGAAGAAACggaagagctgaagaaacaagcacaagagctcgagcaaagcactgcccaagtcctcaccgccgggttcgacgccgctCTGGAGCAGGTTGCATGCCAataccccgagctcgacctctccatggtatcaatctgcaacgaggtggtggatgggaagatcgtgccctcTGAAGACTAGCTGCCTCCCTCCATCATCTTGTTTTTGAAACTTGGCGCTCATCTTTTGCTTGTAATTTTCGTTTATGTAAACTCGAACAACCACTTCTTGTATAACTTTTACTGTTGAAATACTGTTCTCTGATACTTCTCTTTAAATGCTTCTTACTTTTACTTGCTTTCACACACTGCTTCAAACTTGAATAAAGTGTTAACTCCATAACAATTTATCAAACGGTTAACTCAAAGTAGAACTTGAGCAACTACTAACTTTCAAGCGATGACATTTAatataacttgtgaacttaaggcaacaaacTTTAACATAagttacttactaggcagcaggttttaacttaaactagtatcacaatacagtttacctgatctgcccagCAAAGTGAGCCCTTATTCCTGTCATCACCTGGAATTCTTCTGCTCGCtgtagggttctggcgatgtgaactctcttgccttcataacttgaccattgttccctcatctggggggtagaggcgcctctcggatccttctctacctccctgagtttaaGAGCAATGAACTGGATagtgaggtgttctctttgaacctaccttagctatctttttaacttctttcacccttcacgccgtacctgaactcgttcaagacgagaaggattttatctgtctttgcaccgcctacaagcgtggaagctttctctggtcttactaggtcaatattgatgtttcacttaaagggggaaaggcgttttccttccttccccaccgtttaaggtcacgaacacccctgacttttcagttcatcttgcctgaactcactctgaggtgagaaggactttttctggtgcctcaacttgcccagggtgtacatctcctcccccctggatgcactgaggacctttaatcttgcctctatctgctggtgcagagaggtctttcaatctgttctcgcctgcactcgctcaaaggcgaggaggacttcttctgttctcgcctgcactcgctcaaaggcgaggaggacttcttcttgcctgcactcgctcaaagtcgaggaggaccttttcttgcctgcactcactcaaagtcgaggaggactttttctggtgcctcaacttgcccagggtgtacatctcctcccccctggatgcactgaggactttttctctttcttgcctcaagacgcacgagagcgttgGGGTCTTTAATTatcactggtgcctccgatcgccgaaagacgatgaggactttaaaactttaactactgTCGTCGATcgtcgaaaaacgatggggactttaaaaactttaactggtgccgccaatcgccgaaagacgatggggactttaaaacttttaactgatgtcgccaatcgccgaaagacgatggggactttaaaacttttaactgatgccgccaatcgccgaaaaacgatagggactttaaaacttttaactaatgCCGCCAATCGCTGAAAAACGATGGTGACTTTAatacttttaactgatgccgccaatcgccgaaaaacgatggggacatTTAAAACTTAGCATGCGATATAACTTtgaacttgccttaaatcatgcacgagtgataaggtctttttttcGATTCTAAAAACTTTCAACATAAAAGGCATGCAAACTCAAAAACTTAAGCTTggaaactcttctttattgggtggcctcactaaaaaccctccttagggaaaaaagagtgcccccttcaaa comes from the Phaseolus vulgaris cultivar G19833 chromosome 8, P. vulgaris v2.0, whole genome shotgun sequence genome and includes:
- the LOC137825001 gene encoding uncharacterized protein; its protein translation is MGELDKDLCLFWKSVAAANITFPTASIIPYEFFESQLEIHIDNMLGKEKLAELRAITRSHKLAAGSQAVPNPVVAIAATQGKTPPRGATSSGVLPAPQRKKLILRKPKRKTPQAVQEEEEDEETTEDGLVTKRTRVAPSSPPAIQTPTPPSPPALQPPVQATPLAAAPPVVESSDPNFIENPPSASTPFVSAGEGPPSTTSIAGAAPGGDEGAHNSPILIIESPTSPPRQEAPLALQTQEGGGESQHQAPPAPPPATTSSLPTSFEEILGPFTAKLKMMAEDLPSIVSKAVEDALKKLQDENSALKDSNLITRTEAEKLSCNLLMTELEHSRLEDAMDAELRSTHKEASELRQKLHLQVQEKIDLESKLVPYRLKVADLEAAKKADATKMENLEKRSADREVLLGKVEKERDDAIAELAKAREEATKTAAELAQARDKGKKVAEDLARAREETEELKKQAQELEQSTAQVLTAGFDAALEQVACQYPELDLSMVSICNEVVDGKIVPSED